Proteins encoded together in one Meles meles chromosome 7, mMelMel3.1 paternal haplotype, whole genome shotgun sequence window:
- the PROSER2 gene encoding proline and serine-rich protein 2: MPVNRQQSDSSEMDSDVSPSCGLSDLSGGGSLDSRSSSSRSRSLTLDDESLKYLTHEEKDVILFFEETIDSLEDDFEEQVLCDGHSPGSLEEHASGHSEPGEVIDLVQPAPEIGEPECLLAGTATAGTGPVGKEDIPVLEGRKPEAGDPPSPDPAAPEAPPVPPSQPVATAATPPRKELLTPTPPSEHPKLPRSIPTPLVIAQKMSEKVAGNEGLLPVSPSKESKPGDWRTPPSGSPRHGDPFLWHKHTAQPAPKIHRFPSNISVTNSAGKEFNKTISKAAVNVQERKARVLANINGVSFLAAGEAEDRAPRAEVAELGTRGQSKPGPIHDAMSMRVGIHTGTLQSRGVQTEQCPPLANGFQSIHDVLKSEPSAFVSMGKTVTFRPDPALAGKLARQNASRSLYEHRQPDCSQDARKRSGSLPRAVGFRPQGITVQFSGRGSTEEARREALRKLGLLKENL; encoded by the exons GATGACGAGAGTCTGAAGTACCTGACACACGAGGAAAAGGATGTCATCCTGTTTTTCGAAGAGACCATCGATTCCCTGGAAGACGACTTTGAGGAGCAAGTCCTGTGTGATGGCCACTCTCCCGGGTCTCTGGAAGAGCATGCTTCCGGTCACTCAGAGCCGGGAGAGGTGATCGATTTAGTGCAGCCAGCACCAGAGATAGGAGAACCAGAGTGCCTCCTGGCTGGGACAGCAACAGCAG GGACTGGTCCTGTTGGGAAGGAAGACATTCCTGTCCTTGAGGGCAGGAAACCAGAAGCCGGGGATCCTCCCTCGCCAGACCCAGCAGCTCCAGAGGCCCCTCCTGTGCCGCCCTCCCAGCCTGTGGCCACAGCAGCCACGCCCCCTAGGAAAGAGCTGCTGACCCCCACTCCCCCCTCAGAGCACCCCAAACTGCCCCGCTCCATTCCCACTCCCCTGGTAATCGCTCAGAAAATGTCTGAGAAGGTGGCAGGGAATGAAGGGCTTCTGCCTGTGTCCCCCTCCAAGGAGAGCAAGCCAGGGGACTGGAGGACACCGCCTTCGGGGAGCCCTCGGCATGGGGACCCTTTCCTGTGGCACAAACACACAGCCCAACCCGCGCCCAAGATCCACCGCTTCCCAAGCAACATCAGCGTGACCAACAGCGCAGGGAAGGAGTTCAACAAGACCATCTCCAAAGCAGCCGTCAACGTGCAGGAGCGGAAGGCCCGGGTCTTGGCCAACATCAATGGCGTCTCTTTCCTGGCTGCGGGGGAGGCAGAAGACCGGGCCCCCAGGGCTGAGGTTGCCGAGCTAGGGACGCGTGGCCAGAGCAAGCCAGGCCCCATCCACGATGCCATGTCCATGCGGGTGGGCATCCACACCGGCACTCTGCAGTCCAGAGGCGTGCAGACGGAACAGTGCCCGCCATTGGCCAATGGCTTCCAGAGCATCCACGACGTCCTGAAGAGTGAGCCCAGTGCCTTCGTCTCGATGGGGAAAACTGTCACCTTCCGTCCAGACCCGGCACTGGCCGGCAAACTTGCACGGCAGAATGCCAGCAGGAGCCTTTACGAGCACCGGCAGCCAGACTGCAGCCAGGATGCGAGGAAGCGGTCGGGGTCGCTGCCCAGGGCTGTTGGGTTCAGGCCCCAGGGTATCACTGTCCAGTTCTCTGGCCGCGGCTCCACGGAGGAGGCCCGCCGGGAGGCCCTGCGCAAGCTCGGCCTTCTGAAGGAGAACTTGTGA